The Oncorhynchus mykiss isolate Arlee chromosome 20, USDA_OmykA_1.1, whole genome shotgun sequence genomic sequence AATTAGACATTAGAATGCAGTTTACTTTAAATCACCTCTGCTCGAATTTTACTAAAGAGCTCTAATGCGCCTAAATTATTTTTCCAATGCTTTGTTGACGTTATTCCAGTTCAAGCGCGTTAATATGTTTTATGGGAAAGGGTGTCTCCATAATGAACAATCTAAACAGCCTACCAACAACTGGTAAAAAGTTGTCACGATGTGCGTATGTGCTGCTCTGTCACCGTGACTCAACTGCCCTTGGTGCAGCACTCTATCAACCAGTGCTCTCAACGCGCGCACAcccctccgccccccccccccccccccccccccccccctctctcattcaatCCCAACAACAGCCTGCTCACTGCCTGATAGTCAGCAGCACcaggtcacagtgaaatatatatatttaagataAATGCCATTGCGGCCGCGGTGCAATTTAGAAGTAGCTCAAAAAACCCGACACCCCGGATCAATGCATTTTCACCCGTTACATCGTTTGCGAAGTAGCCCAATTAGTAGAATAAACACGAACATGGCAACACTGATTTCAGAGTTCGACCTCTGGatttaatcacacacacacacgcaagcgcaCACAATCATGcactcactcatacacacacacactttgtctcTCTGCTCTTTTCTAAGGATTTCACCCTCCAGATGTTTGCTTTATCCTTTCTTCCCAAGATCACTACTTTGTTGTTTctgtctatccctccatccttgctctctctcactctccaaacCTGTCTGTCAGCCATCCTCTGCTTGCATGGCTGCTGGAAGATGATGGACATGCTGAGGAAATTGTTCAGTGGACAGGTGGGTGGTCTTTTTATCCAGTCATACAGGAGTAACAATGGCCTAGGGCACTGATTTGGTAAATATAGAActgatatacatatatatatatatccccgtgcttcatggttgggatggtattcatctgctttttcgtccaaacataacgatggtcattatggtcaaacagttctatttttgtttcatcaggccagaggacatttctccaaaaagtacgatatttgtccccatgtgcagttgcaaaccgtagtctggctatttatggcggttttggagcagtggcttcttccatgctgagcggcctttcaggttatttcgatatagaactcgttttactgtggctatagatacttttgtacctgtttcctccagcatcttcacaaggtcctttgctgttgttctgggatcgtttcgcacttttcgcaccaaagtatggagacagaacgtgtctccttcctgaccagtatgatggctgcgtggtcccatggtgtttatacttgcatactattgtttgtacagatgaacgtggtaccttcaggcgtttggaaattgctcccaaggatgaaccagacttgtagaggtctacaatctttttttctgaggtcttggctgatttcttttgattttcacatgatgttaagcaaagaggcactgagtttgcaaattaattacttaaaaatcatacaatgtgattttctagatttttgttttagattccgtctctcacagttgaagtgtacctatgataaaaattacagaccgctacatgctttgtaagtatgaaaacctgcaaaatcagcagtgtatcaaatacttgttctccactgtgtgtgtgtatatatatatatatatatatatatatattacttttaAACTTTTTTACTTGTTTTGTGTGTGATTTATCAGGGGGTTCTGCAGCACCCTCAGGATCCCTACTTCACGCGGCTATGCATATTTGTCGcctacaatgccttcagaaagtattcccactccttgactttttacacattttgttgtgttgcagccttaatttaaaatggattcaattgagatgttgtttcactggcctacacacaataccccacataATGTCAAAGAGGAATTATGTTTTCTAAATttttttgagtcaataagtattccacCCCTTTGTATTGGCAAGCCGAAATAAGTTCAGGagaaaaaatgtgcttaacaagtcacataatgcatggcatggactcactctgtgctataatagtgtttaacattattttatctcatctctgtaccccacataaaatgatctgtaacgtccctcagtcgagcagtgcatcGCCAacccagattcaaccacaaagaccagggaggttttccaatgcctagcaaagaatggcacctattagtagatgggtaaaacaaataaaaagcAGGCAGTTATtcatatccctttgagcatgatgaagttatcaattacactttggacagtgtatcaatacacccagtcactgcaaagatacaggcatccttcctaactcagtttccgAAGAGGAAAGTAAACGCCAAGGGAtttagttacagagttgaatggctttGATAGGTGAAGGCtggggatggatcaacaacattgtagttactccacaatactaacctaattgacagagtgaaaagacagaagtctgtacaaaataaaaatattccaaaacatgcatcctgtttgcaaaaaggcattAAAGTAAAACACCAAAAAAATGTGGCgaagaaatgtactttatgtcctgaatacaaaatattgtatttggggcaaatccaacacaaaatataaatgagtaccactctttatatttGTCACGCCttgaccgtagagagctttttatgtctctaattttgggttggtcagggtgtgatttgggtgggcattcatgttctttttctatgtgtttgtatttctttgttttggccggatatggttctcaatcagggacagctgtcgatcattgtctctgattgagaaccatacttaggtagcttttccccacagggtttttgtggttagttgttttctgttttgtgtgtttctgcacttgacaggactgtttcggttttcgttcattctctttgttatttttgttatttcagtgttcagttaataaagatcatgaacacgtaccacgctgcaccttggtcctctccttccaacagccattacaatattttcaagcatggtggtggctgcatcatgttatgggtatttttgccatcggcaaggactagggagtttttttgataaaaataaattaaatacagctAACCAcagtcaaaatcctagaggaaaacctggttcagtctgctttccaacagacactgggagacaaattcacctttcagcaggacaaaaacctgaaacacaaggtcaaatatacactggagttgcttaccaagatgacgttGAATACTCCTTGGTGGCCTAGTTACAGACTTAAAtcatcttgaaaatctatggcaggaCATGAAAATGCCTGCCAAgcttgacaaagcttgaagaattttaaaaagaacaACGTGCaaagaaagctcttagagacttacccagaaagactcacagatgtaATCACTGTCAGaggggattctaacatgtattgacttaagggtgtgagtacttatgtaaattagatgtttctgtatttaattttcaataaatttgccacaattttaaaaaattatgttttcactttattatggggtattgtgtgtagatgggtgagagagaaaaatatatttaatcagtttagtattcaggctgtaacacaacaaaatgtggagttagtcaaggggaatgaatactttctgaaggccctgtatctGTCTTTCCTACAGCTTCATTCCTCTGTTCTCCTTTGCTCATAATCCCTTGCTTCCATAACCCTGTCATtccgctgcctctctctcttgctttccccCATGgcccagtatctctctctctttcactttcaaGTCTCCAGTCCTATTTTCTCCTGCTTTTCCTCCCCCACTCTCATGTTGTACTTACTATACAACCCCTGTTGTCCGctattccctcccctctctctctctttatctctctctctgaccaagaAAGACCATACAAAGGAAGaggtaaacatacacacacagtcactgaACTGCTTTGGTGGAAGTGAAAGTgttgagaaaggagaggaaagggaggatgGTGAAAGGGAAAGTAAAGGAGAGTAAAGAAGAGTAGAGCAACGGTTGAGGGAGAGCAAAAACCCTTGTCAATCTGTACCTGTTTATAATTTCAAACCATTTAGGTTTTCTATAATCCACACGGGGAGAAATTGTTCTAATCTGAGCTGGCGTCAGTGTGTGTGCAGATATGCGGAGAGGAACACCAGTGCATCAGCTGGTGTCCAGGCTCTTGTCGTTGGATTCCAGCTGCTGTGGTTTTGGCTGACAGGCAGAGGGTATCGTTGTGGTCTCGCTCCAGGATGGAATTGGAAACAAACCAAACACATGGAGGATTCCATAGTTGGAACTCTGGACTTAATCTGGCagactctctctcttttacacacacacacacacacacacacacacacacacacacacacacacacacacacacacacacacacacacacacacacacacacacacacacacacacacacacacacacacacacacacacacacacacacacacacacacacacacacacacacacacacacacagacacagagagacacacgtaCGAACACACTCAccctcacatgcacacactcattcATGTGAGAGGGTGGAAAGAGAGGGGCTGTGTGAGAGGGTGGAAAGAAATCAAATGAGTGTAGGACAAATGAGAAGCAGACTGAGAGATAACAAAAGCTCCCGCAACTAAACAACAGGATGGATGAAAACAGGTGTTTGCTGTCCACTGTCTGACTTATAGCTACATACCTTTAGACAGagcagaacaaacacacacacacttacatgcaGTACTTACTTAAAAACAGGGTAATTTGTGACAGAAAGTATTGAACATCTCAGTTGTGCTCTCTTTTTATGTCTTCTACTACCCTCCTTCCTTCTCAGGGGATGATGTGAGCAGCAGCTGTATAGGATTGCctaccctccctcactctccctccctttctccttttcgctctctctctctctctctctctctctctctctctctctctctctctctctctctctctctctctctctcactctctactctCACAATGTCTtgctcttcctctatctctcttcctctctctcgttcaTTGTGTTGAGCAGAGGGGATTGAATTTGGCTCCTGAACTGTTACGTTTTCACGGAGCTCAGAGTGAGTCACAttcaacagcacacacacactctcacacacacccacccacttgcacacacacacacgcgcacagagGCAGGATTGTCAGCAAGAGCAGCGCGGTGCTCTTTGGGATTGCAACCACAAgtggactggtctggtctggacctCCAAGCCACCCTCAAACACTGAGctaggaggaggaacagggaagCACTGCTTTAACGAGAGGAGAGGTCGCCTGTGGTGGACAAAGCTGCTACAAAACTACTTGGAGAATGGAAAAAACATAAGGAAAAATACAAACTCCTTTACCCTATAGAGAAAAATGCTGAGTAAAGTTTGTGGTTAATTGTTAATGGAATATACCCTGGTATATTGAAACTGCTGCTTTCTCTAAAGGCAATTTCAAAAGACAAAGGTAAGACAAACCTACTACGATGGTCCAGAGGATTTTAGTCCAGAGCATCAGATATTTGAGCTATTTTGCACTGTTCTGAGTAACCGGCATGCTTGTaccaaaacaaaaatgtaaaatctACAAACACTTTCTGTCTGTTCCCATTATTCATACATCGCATATGTGAGTGATTGAACTGTGGGTGAACCTTTCAATTATGGAACGTCAGTTAGTATTCGTCTGTTTGGGAGACAGGAACCACATACTTTAGATTTTTGGACTTTAGATTTTTCTTTGTTGTTTCTCCCCAAACGTGTTGGTCTGTCTCTGACTACAAGCCCTGCTCTGAGACTCTGATCTCTGGTCTGACCCACCATAGTGAACTGTTCTAAAGCCTCAGCTTGGCACTGAGGATGGGGTGTACCATGGCAGCGTGCCCACTGTCCTGCCTCCTCCTCATCCTATCCTTCATCCTGACGGGGCCCAGCCTGGCCCAGGACCTCACCAGCTCCACCACCGCTGGCCCGGACACTGTCCAAACCCAGACAGAGAATCAGACAGCTCCGATGACCCCCACCACAACGGAGCCCATCACCACGCTAGTAACCACAGAGTTCAGCGGCATGTCGACACCCAGCGGCGACATCACGGATGATGAGGATGCCATCCCTACCAAAGGCACCCGTTGCCAAGGTTACTACGATGTGATGGGCCAGTGGGACCCACCTTTCAACTGCAATATGGGTGTTTTCCTGTACTGCTGTGGTACCTGCTTCTACCGCTTCTGCTGCCAGTTCAGAGGGCAGCGGCTCGACCAGAGCATCTGCTCAAACTATGACACACCCATCTGGGCCAACACGGGCAAGCCCATCACCACGGTGACCGAGGGCCATGGGAACCAGGAAAGAGACCGCACCCATATGATTGTCTACATCATCTGTGGAGTGGTGGCCATCATGGTGCTGGTGGGCATCTTCACCAAGCTGGGCCTGGAGAAGAGCAGGGGATCGGCAGTGGCGCAGAACGACCTCAGCAACTccaggtgagggagagagtgtgtgtgtgtgtgtgtgtgtgtgtgtgtgtgtgtgtgtgtgtgtgtgtgtgtgtgtgtgtgtgtgtgtgtgtgtgtgtgtgtgtgtgtgtgtgtgtgtgtgtgtgtgtgtgtgtgtgtgtgtgtgtgtgtgtgtgtgtgtgtgtgcgcgtgtgtgtgtgtatacatgtggcTGCAACCATCAACTGAACCAGGAAAATTCCACTACATCATTCTCTTTTGGCTAATtttaaagaaatgtgtgtgttgtgttgtcaggGGACACAAATACATGTTTTCATACCCACTGATAAGACATGATATGATTTGTGTATTTCAACAGAATTTCACAAACTTGTTCAGGAAGCTACCTGATCACTTTAGCCAGTATTGTAATTACATTCATGTTGAATATTGAAGGTAACTGCAGGGTGATGTTGTGTTTACCAACAATCTTTAGGGAATATGACCTGCTCcagaaagtgagagggagagagagagagcgaggagaagaAAGGCACAAAggaaaagagacaaagagaggaaggagatcaCAATATGGCCAGAGGTACAGTATAGTAATCTATAGATATCAAGCTAAATCTGTTTACAGTACAAGCCAAAGATTCTGCATATACTTAGCAAAACAAAACATTGAGGGGAAGTTTCAAGTATTCTAAACCATGTATCATATTCCCCAatagctacagtatgtacattACATGACTTCTCATTCAGGCTTCATCTCACTGTACAGCGTTTTAGCCAGTGTCAGTCAGGTTCAATATCTGGTTCAGTGTTGGAGCAGAACCCCTAGGACATCATTACTGAAACACTGCTATGCTACATGGTGTCAACTCTCCCTCCTTTAATCAGTTTTCCTGTTgtctttcctcctcttcatctctctttcttttgtattacacctttctctcctcctctcttccggCAGCCCTTGGGTTTTTGAGGTAATCAACGGAGGCAGGGCTGCAGGGGAGAAGAGATTTCGCCCCATCagaatctttctctctctctccctttctctctctctctctctctctctctctctctctctctctctctctctctctccctctctctctctctctatctctccctttttttatttctctctctctctctctctctctctctttctcaatctctctctctctctctccctctccctttcaaaCTCCCTTTCTTTGTGTTGTTCTTTCCCACCTTTCTCTCCCTTTGTCGTTTTCCcgctctcctccacttcccctatATCTCTCCCTTCTCACGACTGCTGACTTATGTTGCCTATTTTACAGTAATGTCTATATTAGCCAATAGTTAATAACTCTGCCATGGTTTCATATAACTCCACCTAGCCAATATTGAGTTATTGAAATCTTCTAATGACCTCAATGTCATAAAAAAgttatttaaatacatttaatgaataaataaa encodes the following:
- the LOC110499103 gene encoding protein shisa-9B-like, which encodes MGCTMAACPLSCLLLILSFILTGPSLAQDLTSSTTAGPDTVQTQTENQTAPMTPTTTEPITTLVTTEFSGMSTPSGDITDDEDAIPTKGTRCQGYYDVMGQWDPPFNCNMGVFLYCCGTCFYRFCCQFRGQRLDQSICSNYDTPIWANTGKPITTVTEGHGNQERDRTHMIVYIICGVVAIMVLVGIFTKLGLEKSRGSAVAQNDLSNSREYDLLQKVRGRERERGEERHKGKETKRGRRSQYGQRTLTELLKQPRGEVSSVDSTITNPPIETNYISARMLRSRSEHYHLNNSALYPGMPHPHSNLSGLGLNKYNSLRAVADTASRGYYKSYPLMDFSQYQAAPAFQPISLHPKDKSYLHQDHHQLPTHHNLHAPLSISIPQSHPERSRLSKTTSHPLFSSSALKAWDTSGHYVQRQTSQPGHISAHQHAYSTRRLHSVENFPEMFNHPVSYGHPSSYHHTRHKSYSTNSKTEVTV